The genomic stretch GACGCAGCCGGTCCCCGCGATTCCGGCCGCCGCGCCCGCCGCCGCGCCGCGCGGCCCAGTGCCCGCGGCGCCCGCGACGCGCCGCTTTGCGCGCGAGCTCGGCATCGACATCAACGCCGTCCCCGGCAGCGGCCCCGGCGGCCGCGTCGGCCGCGAGGACGTCGAGCGGTTCGCCGCGGCGCCCGCCGCCGCGCCCGCCGCGCCGGAAGAGGAAGTCGTCGCCGCGCCCCCCGCGGCCATCGGCGCCGGCATCCCGTTCCTCGAGATCGAGCCGCTCCCCGACTTCGCGCAGGAAGGCCCGGTGGAGCGCGAGCCGATCCGCTCGATCCGCCGCAAGGTCGCCAAGAAGATGACGACCTCGATGATCCTCGTGCCGCACGTCGCGCACATCGACGAGGCCGACGTGACGACGCTCGACGAGTTCCGCCGCCGCGAGCGGGAACGGCGCGCCGGGCAGCCGGGGGCGCGGATGTCGCTCCTCCCGTTCGTCGTCAAGGCGGTCGCCGCCGGGCTCGCCGAGTTCCCGATGTTCAACGCCAGCCTCGACCCGGCGCGCGGCGAGATCGTCTACAAGAAGTACTACAACGTCGGCGTGGCCGTCGATTCGGGGCACGGCCTCGTCGTGCCGGTCGTGCGGGGCGCCGACCGGAAGTCGGTGCTGGAGATCGCGGCGGAGATCGAGGACCTCGCGGCGCGGGCGCGCGCGGGGAAGCTCGACGCGGCGGAGATGCGCGGCGGCACCTTCACGATCACCAACGTCGGCCCGCTCGGCGGGACGGCGCTGATCCCGACGATCAACTACCCCGAGTCGGCGATCCTCGGCATGGCGACGGCGAAGCCGAAGCCGGTCGTGCACGAAGGGCAGATCGTCGCGCGGACGATCCTGCCGCTGACGCTCGCCTTCGACCACCGCGTGGCCGACGGCGCCGACGCGGCGCGCTTCGTCGGCGCGCTCGTGCGGCGCCTCTCCGAACCGCTCTCCTGGCTCTTCACCGCGAAGTGACGCAGAGGGAACGACGATGGTGATGGGAACTCCGACGCAGGAAGTCGATCTGGCGGTTGTCGGCGGCGGCCCCGGCGGCTACGTCGCGGCGATCCGCGCGGCGAGCCTCGGGCGCGAGGTCGTGGTCGTCGAGGAGCGCGAGGAGCTGGGCGGCGTCTGCCTGCTCGAGGGGTGCATCCCCTCCAAGGCGCTGATCCACGTCGTCGAAACGCTCGCCGCGGCGAAGGAGGCCAAGCGGATGGGCCTGACCTTCTCCGGCGCGAAGATCGACGGCGAGGCGCTGCGGTCGTTCGTCAAAGGGGTCGTTTCCGACCTGTCCAAGGGGGTCTCCGGCCTCTTCAAGCGGCACGGCATCGAGGTCGTGCGCGGCCGCGCGCGGTTCGAGCGCGGCGACGTGCTGGCGGTGGACGGGCCGGAGCCGACGCGCCTGCAGTTCAAGCACTGCATCGTCGCCGCCGGCTCGCGCGCCGCGGAGCTGCCGGGGAGCGCGGGGCTCGGCCTCTGGAGCAACCGCGAGGCGGTCGGCGCGCCGGAGATCCCGGAGCGGCTGCTCGTCGTCGGCGCCGGCTACATCGGCATGGAGCTCGGCATGGTCTACGCCGGCCTCGGCTCGCGCGTCACGGTCGTCGAGCTGCTGCCGCAGATGCTGACCGGCTGCGACCCGGACCTCGCCCAGATCGTCGCCCGCTCGGCGAAGAAGCAGTTCGAGGAGATCGTCCTCGGGGCCAAGGTCGCGGCGATCGACAAGACGTCGGCCGGCTACGCGGTGGGGATCGAGAAGGACGGCGCCGCGCGCACTCTGGAGTTCGACAAGGTCCTCGTCGCCGTCGGGCGCAAACCGAACACCGACGGCCTCGGGCTGGAGAACACGGCGATCGTCCCCGACCAGCGCGGCTTCATCCACGTGGACGAGCGGCTGCGGACGACGGCGCCGAACGTCTACGCCATCGGCGACGTCACGCCGGGGCCGATGCTCGCCCACCGAGCGAGCGCGCAGGGGAAGGCCGCGGCGGAGGTGATCGCCGGCCTGTCCGGCGCGGCGTTCGACCCGCGCGCGGTGCCGGCGGTCGTCTTCACCGACCCGGAGCTGGCCTGGGCCGGCCTGACCGAGACCGAGGCGAAGGAGCGCGGGATCGAGGTCAAGGTCGGCAAGTTCCCGTTCGCCGCGCTGGGGCGGGCGAAGGGGATGGGGCGCACCGACGGGTTCGCCAAGATCCTCTGCGACCCGGCGAGCAAGCTCGTCCTCGGCGTCGGGATCGTCGGCGCGCACGCCTCCGACCTGATCGCCGAGGCGACGCTGGCGATCGAGATGGGGGCGACGATCGAGGACCTGGCGGCGACGATCCACCCGCACCCGACCCTCTCCGAGTCGCTGATGGAGGCGGCGGAGGTCGCCGCCGACGCGGCGATCCACATCTACGCGGCGAAGAAGTGAGCGCCCCCGCGGCGGAGCGGCTCGTCGTCGGGGCCTACGACCTCGACGACGACCTCGTCGCCGCCGCGGCCGCGGCCGCGCGGCCGCTCGTGCGCGTCGCGCCGGCGCCGCGGACGATGGTCGTCCTCGGGGCCGGAGGGAAGCCGGAGGTCGAGCTGCGCGCGGAGGCCTGCCTCGCCGACGGCGTGCCGGTGCTGCGGCGGGGCGGCGGCGGCTGCGCCGTCGTCCTCGACCCGGGCAACGTGATCGTCTCCGTCGTCTACCGCGCCCCCGGCTTCGGCGGCTCCCCGGCCCACTTCGCGCGGATCTCCGCCTGGCTGATCGACGGCCTCGCGCGCTGCGGGGTGCGCGGGGCGTCGGTCGCCGCCGGCTCCGACCTCGTCGTCGGCGAGCGGAAGTTCGGCGGGGCCTGCATCCGCCGCGCGCGCGGCCTGCTCCACTACTCCACCTCGCTGCTCGTCGATCCCGACCTCTCGCTGCTGCCGCGCTACCTCGCCCACCCGCCGCGCGAACCGGAGTACCGCCGCGGCCGCGGCCACCTCGACTTCGTCCGGCCGCTCGCCGCGCTCGGCCCGTTTCGCGCCGCGTCGCTCGCCCCCGCCCTCGCCGCGGCCCTCGACCCCGCGGCGCTCGCCGCGCAGACGGCCGGTTAGCCGGGGCGCGCGCGGGGCAGGCGACTTCCCCGCCGTCCGCGCCCCGCTTGCAACGTATAGATAGAGCGTCGCGCCGCCCCGCGCGGCGGCGCCCCCACCGCGGAGCCCGCCCATGGCCGACCTGAAAGAAGTCTTCCAGAGCAAGATCCAGCCGTTCGCGGACGAGGTCGCGCGGATCCAGCGCGAGCACGGCGAGTTCAAGATCTCGGAATGCACGGTCGCGCAGGCCTACGGCGGCATGCGCGGCGTGAAGTGCATGACCTACGAGACCTCGGCGCTCGACCCGCTCGAAGGGATCCGCTTCCGCGGGCGCACCATCCCCGACCTGATCGAGACGCTGCCGCGCGCGCCGGGGGGCGAGCAGCCGCTGCCCGAGGGGCTCTTCTACCTGCTGCTGACCGGCGACATGCCGACCGAGGAGGACGCCCGCGCCGTCGGCGCCGAGTGGCGCCGCCGCGAGGGACTGCCGACGCACGTCGCGCGGGCGCTCGACGCGCTGCCGCGCGACGCGCACCCGATGACGCAGTACTCGCTCGGGCTGCTGTCGCTGGAGACCGAGTCGGCGATGGCCGCGGCCTACCACAAGGGGATCGCCAAGCGGGACCTCTGGCGGCCGATGTACGACGACGTGATGAACCTCCTCGCCAACGCGCCGCTCGTCGCGGCCTACGTCTACCGCCGCGCCTACCACGGCGGGCGGCACGTCGAGCCGGGGCCGAAGGACTGGGACTGGGCGCGCAACTTCGCCCACATGCTCGGCTACGACCAGCCGCAGTTCGCCGACCTGATGCGGCTCTACCTCTCGATCCACTCCGACCACGAGGGGGGGAACGTCAGCGCGC from bacterium encodes the following:
- a CDS encoding 2-oxo acid dehydrogenase subunit E2, with protein sequence TQPVPAIPAAAPAAAPRGPVPAAPATRRFARELGIDINAVPGSGPGGRVGREDVERFAAAPAAAPAAPEEEVVAAPPAAIGAGIPFLEIEPLPDFAQEGPVEREPIRSIRRKVAKKMTTSMILVPHVAHIDEADVTTLDEFRRRERERRAGQPGARMSLLPFVVKAVAAGLAEFPMFNASLDPARGEIVYKKYYNVGVAVDSGHGLVVPVVRGADRKSVLEIAAEIEDLAARARAGKLDAAEMRGGTFTITNVGPLGGTALIPTINYPESAILGMATAKPKPVVHEGQIVARTILPLTLAFDHRVADGADAARFVGALVRRLSEPLSWLFTAK
- the lpdA gene encoding dihydrolipoyl dehydrogenase codes for the protein MVMGTPTQEVDLAVVGGGPGGYVAAIRAASLGREVVVVEEREELGGVCLLEGCIPSKALIHVVETLAAAKEAKRMGLTFSGAKIDGEALRSFVKGVVSDLSKGVSGLFKRHGIEVVRGRARFERGDVLAVDGPEPTRLQFKHCIVAAGSRAAELPGSAGLGLWSNREAVGAPEIPERLLVVGAGYIGMELGMVYAGLGSRVTVVELLPQMLTGCDPDLAQIVARSAKKQFEEIVLGAKVAAIDKTSAGYAVGIEKDGAARTLEFDKVLVAVGRKPNTDGLGLENTAIVPDQRGFIHVDERLRTTAPNVYAIGDVTPGPMLAHRASAQGKAAAEVIAGLSGAAFDPRAVPAVVFTDPELAWAGLTETEAKERGIEVKVGKFPFAALGRAKGMGRTDGFAKILCDPASKLVLGVGIVGAHASDLIAEATLAIEMGATIEDLAATIHPHPTLSESLMEAAEVAADAAIHIYAAKK
- a CDS encoding lipoate--protein ligase family protein, with amino-acid sequence MSAPAAERLVVGAYDLDDDLVAAAAAAARPLVRVAPAPRTMVVLGAGGKPEVELRAEACLADGVPVLRRGGGGCAVVLDPGNVIVSVVYRAPGFGGSPAHFARISAWLIDGLARCGVRGASVAAGSDLVVGERKFGGACIRRARGLLHYSTSLLVDPDLSLLPRYLAHPPREPEYRRGRGHLDFVRPLAALGPFRAASLAPALAAALDPAALAAQTAG
- a CDS encoding citrate (Si)-synthase, giving the protein MADLKEVFQSKIQPFADEVARIQREHGEFKISECTVAQAYGGMRGVKCMTYETSALDPLEGIRFRGRTIPDLIETLPRAPGGEQPLPEGLFYLLLTGDMPTEEDARAVGAEWRRREGLPTHVARALDALPRDAHPMTQYSLGLLSLETESAMAAAYHKGIAKRDLWRPMYDDVMNLLANAPLVAAYVYRRAYHGGRHVEPGPKDWDWARNFAHMLGYDQPQFADLMRLYLSIHSDHEGGNVSAHTVRLVGSALSDCYYALSAGMNGLAGPLHGLASQESIRWILELQKSIGKARPTRDDIANYIWETLGAGRVVPGFGHAVLRRTDPRYMALREFALKHMADDDVFYIVATLFEVAPPILESQAKIKNPWPNVDAHSGAVLLHYGMTELDFFTVLFGVSRATGTMASLLWDRALNLPLERPKSVTTGWVREQVYNL